The following are from one region of the Candidatus Shapirobacteria bacterium genome:
- a CDS encoding sortase, with translation MIDFFKVTPKKRRVLIRSNKGVIYSNPPLPKKMVFYFGNFLFFIASGILVYLYWPILYASGRYYLASRGFQQVVDQTPPYSVSPTPGVGVTAYIDSEYLISIPKIMAESQVIASVSPFDKTEYLRVLENNVVAQAKDTSPPGSGAGNMTYIFAHSTQQGFDMVRKNAVFYLLGELTNEDQFLIRYSGNSYIYMVYDKKVVSAGEVEYLKYNDPEKEVVILQTCWPIGTDWKRLLVFAQRVN, from the coding sequence ATGATTGATTTTTTTAAGGTAACTCCTAAAAAACGAAGGGTACTGATTAGGTCCAATAAGGGGGTAATTTATAGCAATCCTCCATTACCTAAGAAAATGGTTTTTTATTTTGGTAACTTTTTGTTTTTTATAGCGTCAGGAATTTTGGTGTATTTATACTGGCCTATACTATATGCTTCCGGAAGATATTATCTTGCTTCACGTGGGTTTCAGCAGGTGGTAGACCAAACACCACCCTATAGCGTCTCACCGACTCCGGGGGTGGGGGTTACGGCGTATATTGATTCGGAATATCTGATTTCAATACCAAAGATTATGGCTGAATCACAGGTAATTGCGAGTGTTTCTCCTTTTGATAAAACAGAGTATCTAAGGGTTTTGGAAAACAATGTGGTGGCTCAGGCAAAAGATACTAGCCCACCGGGTTCGGGAGCAGGCAATATGACTTATATATTCGCTCACTCAACGCAGCAAGGCTTTGATATGGTTAGGAAAAATGCCGTGTTCTACCTATTGGGTGAATTAACAAACGAGGATCAATTTTTGATTAGATATTCGGGTAATTCTTATATCTATATGGTATATGATAAAAAAGTAGTATCTGCCGGTGAAGTTGAGTATTTGAAATATAATGACCCTGAAAAAGAAGTAGTGATTCTCCAGACTTGTTGGCCAATAGGGACGGACTGGAAGCGACTGTTGGTGTTTGCCCAGAGGGTCAATTAA
- a CDS encoding GreA/GreB family elongation factor, whose product MTNKTLLTQSGFNQLSQELLNLKQKEEHLVTQIEEVAQPDESGEDGLATQLKEELELVSGKIENLEEALEMSQIINGKTPKNGVVQIGSKVKIKISGKKELEFNIVSHLEADPNQNKISDQSPLGQALIGCKIHDEVEIEAPIGKLTYKIISIS is encoded by the coding sequence ATGACAAACAAAACACTACTAACCCAATCGGGTTTCAACCAGTTGAGTCAGGAGTTATTAAATCTAAAACAAAAAGAGGAACATCTTGTAACCCAAATCGAAGAGGTGGCCCAGCCTGATGAATCAGGTGAAGATGGTTTGGCCACTCAACTTAAAGAAGAGCTCGAACTTGTATCCGGAAAAATAGAAAATCTCGAAGAAGCTTTGGAAATGTCTCAAATCATAAACGGAAAAACTCCAAAAAATGGCGTCGTTCAAATTGGCTCAAAGGTAAAAATTAAAATTTCCGGTAAAAAAGAATTAGAATTTAATATTGTCAGCCATCTTGAAGCAGACCCAAATCAAAACAAAATATCCGACCAATCACCGCTTGGCCAAGCGTTAATTGGTTGCAAAATTCACGACGAGGTAGAAATTGAAGCCCCGATCGGCAAGCTAACATACAAAATCATCTCCATTAGTTAA
- the lysS gene encoding lysine--tRNA ligase has translation MSDEKLNDLQKQRLDKFKKLQDSGINPYPQPNLKTKQSCSEVLTMLGSKVTVAGRLMSLRGHGRILFADLHDRTGKIQLFFQEKILGTEKIKQTELLDLGDIICASGEVIKTQAGELTINVDSFELLAKNLRPLPEKWHGLKDIEDRYRQRYVDLIMNPDIQKVFEIRTKILTEIRHFLDNRGFQEVETPVLQPVYGGASAKPFITHHNTLDMDMYLRISDELYLKRLIVGGLEKVYEVSRDFRNEGVSRFHNPEFTQIEFYWAYVDYEVLMTFTEELITHVIKLIKGNLSFSFQGQDLDFSPPFKRLTFRDAIFDKTQIDIDTIDSIDLFKKIIKDKKLKVDLKNVIGIGECFDVLYKEHVRPYIIQPTYITDYPAAMIALAKRKENDPEKIASFQLLAAGTELLKAYNELNDPKDQYNRWLEEEALTEKGSEIAMQMDKDYIRALEYGMPPTAGWGMGIDRFSQFLTDQPTIKDVIFFPSMKNEDGSLSKINNKVSPESHPQYLIDKKLLEAYPSIKTGIAIIEGVSVQKSNVELDKLKEITAKKYKNYSLDDIDKISSIQAYRKFFRSFGVDPASRHPSPDALLRRLISKKGLYNINTLVDAYNVASLETNLGMSAMDMAHLNFPVTLRFSQSGEKIVLLGGEETKTTKTGEVVYADNQGLITLDLNYRDCDKTKITSQTKNVLLYVDGCPGISSQEIANALEREIELIQKFCGGIVTFKEII, from the coding sequence ATGTCGGATGAAAAGCTAAACGATCTCCAGAAACAGCGCCTGGACAAATTCAAAAAATTACAGGACTCCGGAATCAATCCCTATCCGCAACCGAACCTCAAAACTAAACAAAGCTGTTCTGAGGTCTTAACAATGTTAGGCTCAAAAGTTACCGTTGCCGGTCGTCTCATGTCGCTTCGTGGCCACGGCCGTATCCTTTTCGCCGATTTACATGATCGCACCGGAAAAATTCAGCTTTTCTTTCAGGAAAAAATACTCGGCACCGAAAAGATTAAACAAACCGAGCTCCTTGACTTAGGTGACATTATTTGTGCCTCAGGGGAGGTTATAAAAACTCAGGCAGGAGAGCTTACCATAAACGTTGACTCATTTGAACTGTTGGCAAAAAATCTTCGCCCTCTTCCTGAAAAATGGCACGGCCTCAAAGACATCGAAGATCGTTACCGCCAACGGTACGTTGATCTGATTATGAATCCTGATATCCAAAAAGTTTTTGAAATCAGAACAAAAATACTCACTGAAATCAGGCACTTTTTAGACAACCGTGGATTTCAGGAAGTAGAAACCCCCGTCCTGCAGCCGGTTTATGGCGGCGCCTCCGCAAAACCATTTATCACCCACCACAATACTCTGGATATGGATATGTATCTTAGAATTTCTGACGAACTTTATCTAAAAAGACTGATCGTTGGTGGATTGGAAAAAGTCTATGAAGTCAGCCGCGATTTTAGAAACGAGGGAGTTTCCCGCTTTCACAATCCTGAATTTACCCAAATTGAGTTTTACTGGGCATATGTTGATTATGAGGTCTTAATGACATTCACAGAAGAATTAATCACCCATGTTATTAAATTAATCAAAGGCAACCTATCTTTTTCTTTCCAAGGACAAGACTTAGACTTTTCCCCTCCTTTCAAACGGCTTACTTTCAGAGACGCAATTTTTGATAAAACTCAGATAGACATTGACACTATTGACTCAATTGACCTGTTCAAAAAAATAATCAAAGACAAGAAATTAAAAGTCGATTTAAAAAATGTAATCGGAATTGGCGAGTGTTTTGACGTTTTGTACAAAGAACATGTCCGTCCGTATATCATTCAACCAACATACATTACCGACTATCCCGCCGCCATGATTGCCCTTGCCAAAAGAAAAGAAAACGATCCTGAAAAGATCGCTTCCTTTCAGCTTCTCGCCGCCGGTACCGAGCTTCTAAAGGCCTACAATGAGCTAAATGACCCCAAGGACCAATATAATCGTTGGCTAGAAGAAGAAGCCCTTACAGAAAAAGGCAGTGAAATTGCCATGCAGATGGACAAAGATTATATTCGCGCCCTGGAATACGGCATGCCCCCCACGGCTGGATGGGGAATGGGTATAGACCGCTTCTCTCAATTTTTAACCGATCAGCCTACCATCAAAGACGTCATCTTCTTCCCGTCTATGAAAAACGAAGATGGCTCTCTCTCTAAGATTAATAACAAAGTATCTCCTGAATCTCATCCTCAATATCTTATCGACAAAAAACTACTCGAAGCCTATCCCTCCATTAAAACCGGCATCGCCATTATTGAAGGAGTTAGTGTTCAAAAAAGCAACGTCGAGTTGGATAAATTAAAGGAGATCACAGCTAAGAAATACAAAAACTATTCTTTAGATGACATTGATAAAATTTCATCCATTCAAGCCTACAGAAAATTCTTCAGATCATTTGGAGTTGATCCGGCTTCTCGCCATCCATCGCCCGACGCTCTCCTTCGTCGCCTAATTTCAAAAAAAGGATTATATAATATCAACACCCTGGTTGATGCTTATAACGTCGCTAGTCTTGAAACTAACTTAGGCATGAGTGCTATGGACATGGCCCACCTTAATTTCCCCGTCACCCTTCGTTTCTCCCAGTCTGGTGAAAAGATTGTTCTCCTTGGAGGCGAAGAAACCAAAACCACTAAAACCGGAGAAGTTGTTTATGCCGATAATCAGGGTTTAATCACTCTGGACCTAAATTATCGTGACTGCGACAAAACTAAAATAACTTCACAAACCAAAAATGTTCTACTTTACGTTGACGGTTGCCCGGGGATTTCTAGCCAAGAAATTGCTAACGCTCTGGAACGGGAAATTGAACTAATTCAAAAATTTTGCGGAGGGATAGTTACATTTAAAGAAATTATCT